A stretch of the Rosa rugosa chromosome 5, drRosRugo1.1, whole genome shotgun sequence genome encodes the following:
- the LOC133711620 gene encoding glycosyltransferase-like KOBITO 1 gives MNSETYDRSEFCFTIVATTACDMDAVKCEVTPSVFWQPQLNLALQIDTIVITTSTSAGLDQILPWMFYHKVIGVSTFFLFVEGKAASPEVSKVLESIPGVKLIYRTKELEEQQARSQIWNETWLSSFFYKPCNYELFVKQSLNMEMAIVMARDAGMDWIIHLDTDELLHPAGAKEYSLRQLLLDVPGNVDMVIFSNYESSVERDDIKEPFTEVSMFKKNYDQLFHFGMDKFLSANIFLSGLCFVNG, from the exons ATGAATAGCGAAACCTACGAcagaagtgaattttgtttcACCATTGTAGCTACAACTGCTTGTGATATGG ATGCTGTAAAATGTGAAGTAACTCCATCTGTTTTCTGGCAACCTCAACTTAACCTTGCTCTCCAAATAGACACG ATAGTAATTACTACAAGTACGTCGGCAGGCTTAGATCAGATTTTACCATGGATGTTTTATCACAAGGTTATTGGAGTTTccaccttttttctttttgtggaaGGAAAGGCTGCGTCTCCTGAAGTATCCAAAGTTCTGGAGTCTATACCT GGAGTAAAATTGATATACAGAACAAAGGAGCTCGAGGAGCAACAAGCTAGAAG TCAGATTTGGAATGAGACATGGCTGTCAAGTTTCTTTTACAAACCATGCAATTATGAGCTATTTGTGAAGCAATCTCTCAATATGGAGATGGCTATTGTTATGGCAAGG GATGCTGGAATGGACTGGATTATTCATCTTGATACTGATGAGTTACTACACCCAGCTGGTGCCAAGGAGTATTCTTTGAGGCAGTTGCTGCTTGATGTGCCTGGGAATGTGGATATGGTTATTTTTTCGAACTAT GAGAGCAGTGTTGAACGAGATGATATTAAGGAACCTTTTACCGAG GTATCCATGTTCAAGAAGAATTACGATCAGCTGTTTCATTTTGGTATGGATAAGTTCCTATCAGCCAATATTTTCTTATCAGGTTTATGTTTTGTCAATGGCTGA